From a region of the Dictyostelium discoideum AX4 chromosome 2 chromosome, whole genome shotgun sequence genome:
- a CDS encoding hypothetical protein (Similar to Dictyostelium discoideum (Slime mold). MkpA protein), giving the protein MSKSEKNKLVVQTRSRTVVIPEFVEEDIEDSEDEDYEPSSGDSEDEEQDDTTTRKRKTKDSDNGSNKKRVIDVDAEVVLIESDNDNDNGDVDENTVTIVEEKTGVDKIWEEMNKETTTTTTTTTTATNETTDTITSNNNNNNNNNNNNNNNNNNNNNNNNNNNNNNNNNNNNNNNNNNNIDSNTTTTTTDTNTNEPTESTTPPQTVSISTTVGVAAATTTTINKSNIETEIVEFAGERIEVKKSSPPPPKPMTSKSKGGLNNLLSNLSKPKKINTLEKSKLDWDKFKDQDENEKHIIEQQKKDGYLERKNFLDKVMNRNNNNNNNNNNNNNNNNNNNNNNNNNNNIII; this is encoded by the exons ATGTCAAAAAgtgaaaagaataaattgGTAGTTCAAACCAGAAGTAGAACTGTGGTAATACCAGAATTTGTTGAAGAGGATATTGAAGACAGTGAGGATGAAGATTATGAACCATCATCAGGAGATAGCGAAGATGAAGAACAAGATGACACAACAACACGTAAAAGAAAAACTAAAGATTCAGATAAtggttcaaataaaaaaagagt aATAGATGTAGATGCTGaagttgttttaattgaaagtgacaatgataatgataatggtgatgttgatgagAATACAGTAACAATAGTAGAAGAAAAGACAGGTGTAGATAAAATTTGGGAGGAAATGAATAAAgaaactacaacaacaactacaacaacaactacagcCACTAATGAAACCACTGATACTATAacatctaataataataataataataataataataataataataataataataataataataataataataataataataataataataataataataataataataataataataataataataataataataacatagatagtaatacaacaacaacaactacagaTACTAACACCAATGAACCCACAGAATCAACTACACCACCACAAACAGtctcaatatcaacaacagtAGGAGTggcagcagcaacaacaacaactataaATAAATCGAATATAGAAACAGAGATTGTGGAATTTGCAGGTGAGAGAATTGAAGTTAAAAAATCATCTCCTCCACCTCCAAAACCGATGACATCAAAATCAAA aggaggattaaataatttattatcaaatttatcaaaaccaaagaaaattaatacaTTGGAAAAATCGAAATTAGATTgggataaatttaaagatcaagatgaaaatgaaaaacatataatagaacaacaaaaaaaagatggtTATTTAGAAAGAAAGAACTTTTTAGATAAA gtaatgaatagaaataataataataataataataataataataataataataataataataataataataataataataataataataataatataataatataa
- a CDS encoding short-chain dehydrogenase/reductase family protein (Similar to SDR), which yields MESSSSSLLDKKVIIFSGGTDGIGRNSLNYLILEDNLKFILPVRNIEKGEKVVKELKEIKANVDIKLMKMDLSSFESIKEFVKEFNELNEPLDILVNNAGLINTEFKTTSDGYESTMGVNHLGPSLLTLLLLPKLNQSKHGGNIVFVASKMHDRVTQLDFEQTLGKEDKNNTDFSSSNYEYSKSKLYNILFSKELQNKLIEKGSDIKVNSLHPGFAVTHLFEKHGWFANNLVLPVLVYFKGNKLDDMGSALANLTLNKLNEKGKYFTLTKITEPSKFASNPNNTINLWNKTCKLLSIDFNKINL from the coding sequence atggaatcatcatcatcatcattattagataaaaaagttataataTTTTCAGGTGGTACAGATGGTATTGGTcgtaattcattaaattatttaattttagaagataatttaaaatttatattaccagttagaaatattgaaaaaggtgaaaaagttgtaaaagaattaaaagaaattaaagcaAATGttgatataaaattaatgaaaatggatttatcatcatttgaatcaattaaagaatttgttaaagaatttaatgaattgaaTGAACCATTGGATATATTAGTTAACAATGCAGGTTTAATCAATACGGAATTTAAAACCACATCAGACGGTTACGAATCGACAATGGGTGTAAATCATTTGGGTCCATCATTATTaacacttttattattaccaaaattaaatcaatcaaaGCATGGTGGTAATATAGTATTCGTCGCATCGAAAATGCATGACAGAGTGACACAATTGGATTTTGAGCAAACTTTAGGCAAAGAAGATAAAAACAATACTGATTTCTCAAGTAGTAATTATGAATATTCCAAAtctaaattatataatattttattctcTAAAGAgttacaaaataaattaattgaaaaggGTAGTGATATTAAAGTGAATTCACTACATCCTGGTTTCGCTGTAACTCATTTATTCGAAAAGCATGGTTGGTTTGCaaataatttagttttaCCAGTGTTGGTTTATTTCAAAGGTAATAAATTAGATGATATGGGTAGTGCTTTAGCAAATttaactttaaataaattaaatgaaaaaggtAAATACTTTACTTTAACAAAAATTACTGAACCTTCAAAATTTGCttcaaatccaaataatactattaattTATGGAATAAAacttgtaaattattatcaattgattttaataaaattaatttataa
- the irlB-2 gene encoding IRE family protein kinase — protein sequence MNSLLNNLIIDYEYDLIKVHHHIQKNIFIFPFKKQHYHSTVLECLINLCSKLKYDENENLNSLDQFKIIFYNESKFLNKNLKEYLEILKNSKEINKHVICDYFEKDNNGSEEKNQNSSIVFNFLNCFKDYLSMDIIEFIVRGISFQVRSYCNLIKPIEQWKQKTYQQRYQQFKKALHLNNEVYKRIVCNGVWKSEKLDYIYRYKSDQLSLVGIIESDCSDLFISTLLIDSNSYEQLENVWRLICNFDSFSIASKFLIEFFKLDKVNNKLNFSIHPSSDANENYKRTKTSTNSNLSIDLVRLLEFTTTNFSINVAKLLISKFPTFITSIPSRNSLWGIESRSSLNPIENHFRILNCSFDFNNHQIPIDKQKDYINLFTKNLIHFNTEINEIEDLILKERYHISIRSINNNNHDDDDYDDYDDDDDHHSGCNNNNNNNNDGDHNEDENSIKEESLIEFSNYKVDSMISRLLKYNAPSTTIIALLSNLVCNHMGVSQRILILSTLIEEIQMIESLLVQNDSFKTFMLCESMVSTPNRWSKQSIPLVFFAYIGSDILNLKERPMFYKFFDLNPRLLLSIIPVPLIFKTFLSCSDIIRNNFEDDLINFEDDDSSSVNFFGFTSNFSNSDQDYLSALETCFENSNVFNDQQLKQMARKLLTFSKRENQSRIAESELLEELELEEKRKKQKQQEKIKKRLKREKRLKEKQDLLLIKLEKQKEKQLEEQMKKREKKLQKLERKRLYKKLQDDEKQKLIEKQKQKEKEKELSKQKEKEFELLKQKEIDEIKQKSIQEIDEINKNIQQNQLKIDEINKKLEIKEIQNFQLPLLNQQQQQPPPLQLLKQQQQQPSSSLTIQLESITPILEPKNDNVVLLKSSIETPIDSVKKIQSIIEIQLEEENQKKKEMETIDEYEEININKKQINSNMKWGGIGEPSWISVKKDNKKSKSTITTSTTPTTTTPAKVITSQFKNEQTKKLIIENNKKQNLINDNNNNNNNNNNNNNNNNNNNNNNKLNNIIQDEDFVSIGKFKFNRNESNILGRGSNGTLVFKGLWSDKIPVAIKQMQKAFNPLINKEVEALISLTSKNCSNMIRYIDKEEDKLHVYLGLTLCDGSLQNLVESGKLNDFVISSNKSIIELAKDILFGIQFLHSHDIVHNDLNPRNILTLIGKTSNNNNSSNNSFIISDLGLSKMEVESSYSFTSNIPTGQGGYHPFEVLQSKRMTKSVDIFSLGCILFYLLTNGQHPFGNDKLFRIVNIISNKMNLTPLNSNQLACTLIKSMISKDESIRPTIQNVLNHPLFWNLEKKIQFIDAALNLIKEPSNSSYNSKLTKQLNHCDDNDEPFLNDSWNHLIDVTNLLTPTKGSKITISYQYDKVRDLIRFIRNTIAHHKEIKRAIIQQFQNQQSRPNLEVLEYLSSQDSILLYFESKIPNLIHHIYQQLKQYSLTIDYLFNFYN from the exons atgaattcattattaaataatttaataattgattatgaATATGACTTAATTAAAGTTCATCAtcatattcaaaaaaatatttttattttcccatttaaaaaacaacattATCATTCAACTGTACTTGaatgtttaattaatttatgtagtaaattaaaatatgacgaaaatgaaaatttaaattcattagatcaatttaaaataattttttataatgaaag taaatttttaaataaaaatttaaaagaatatttagaaattttaaaaaattcaaaagaaattaataaacatgTAATTtgtgattattttgaaaaagataataatggtagcgaagaaaagaatcaaaattcatcaattgtttttaattttttaaattgttttaaagattatttatcaatggatattattgaatttattgtTAGAGGTATTTCATTTCAAGTACGTAGTTATTGTAATCTTATTAAACCAATCGAGCAATGGAAACAAAAAACCTATCAACAAAGATATCAACAATTCAAGAAAGCATtgcatttaaataatgaagttTATAAAAGAATCGTTTGTAATGGCGTTTGGAAATCGGAGAAATTAGATTACATTTATCGTTATAAAAGTGACCAGTTATCATTGGTTGGTATAATTGAAAGTGATTGCTCAgatttattcatttcaaCATTATTAATCGATTCAAATAGTTATGAACAATTGGAGAATGTTTGGAGattaatttgtaattttgattcattttcaattgcttccaaatttttaattgaatttttcaaattggataaggttaataataaattaaatttttcaattcatCCATCATCAGAtgcaaatgaaaattataaaagaaCTAAAACATCaaccaattcaaatttatcgaTTGATCTCGTTAGATTATTAGAGTTTACAACTACAAACTTTAGTATCAATGTTgcaaaacttttaatttcaaaattccCAACATTTATAACTTCAATACCATCAAGAAATAGTTTATGGGGTATTGAATCAAGATCTTCGCTAAATccaattgaaaatcattttagaattttaaattgttcttttgattttaataatcatcaaattccaattgataaacaaaaagattatattaatttatttacaaaaaatttaattcattttaatactgaaattaatgaaattgaagatttaattttaaaagaacgATATCATATATCAATtagatcaattaataataataatcatgatgatgatgattatgatgattatgatgatgatgatgatcatCATTCTGGttgtaacaataataataataataataatgatggtgatcataatgaagatgaaaatagTATTAAAGAAGAAAGTTTAatagaattttcaaattataaagttgattcaatgatttcaagattattaaaatataatgcACCGTCAACAACTATTATTgctttattatcaaatttagttTGTAATCATATGGGTGTTTCTCAAAGAATTTTAATACTTTCAACATTAATTgaagaaattcaaatgataGAATCATTATTAGTTCAAAATGatagttttaaaacttttatgCTTTGCGAATCAATGGTTTCAACACCAAATAGATGGAGTAAACAAAGTATTCCATTGGTTTTCTTTGCTTATATTGGTagtgatattttaaatttaaaagaacgTCCAatgttttataaattctttgatttaaatccaagattattattatcaatcatACCAGtaccattaatttttaaaacttttttaagtTGTTCAGATATAATtagaaataattttgaagatgatttaattaattttgaagatgatgattcaAGTAGTGTTAATTTCTTTGGTTTCACTTCAAACTTTTCAAATTCTGATCAAGATTATTTGTCGGCTTTAGAAACttgttttgaaaattcaaatgttttcaatgatcaacaattaaaacaaatggCAAGAAAGCtattaactttttcaaaGAGAGAAAATCAATCTAGAATCGCTGAATCTGAACTATTGGAAGAGTTGGAACttgaagaaaaaagaaagaaacaaaaacaacaagaaaaaattaaaaaaagattaaaaagagagaaaagattaaaagaaaaacaagacTTACTCTTAATTAAacttgaaaaacaaaaagaaaaacaacttgaagaacaaatgaaaaaaagagaaaagaaaCTACAAAAATtggaaagaaaaagattatataaaaaacttcaagatgatgaaaaacaaaaattaattgaaaaacaaaaacaaaaagaaaaagaaaaagaattatcaaaacaaaaagaaaaagaatttgaattattaaaacaaaaagaaattgatgaaattaaacaaaaaagtattcaagaaattgatgaaattaataaaaatattcaacaaaatcaattaaaaattgatgaaattaataaaaaattagaaattaaagaaattcaaaattttcaattaccattattaaatcaacaacaacaacaaccaccaccacttcaattattaaaacaacagcaacaacaaccatcatcatcattaactATTCAATTAGAATCAATAACACCAATTTTAGAaccaaaaaatgataatgtagttttattaaaatcatcaattgaaactCCAATTGATTCTGTAAagaaaattcaatcaattattgaaattcaattagaagaagaaaatcaaaagaaaaaagaaatggaaacaattgatgaatatgaagagattaatattaataaaaaacaaattaatagtaatatgaAATGGGGTGGAATTGGTGAACCATCTTGGATTTCTGTTAAAAaggataataaaaaatcaaaatcaacaataacaacatcaacaacaccaacaacaacaacaccagcAAAAGTAATTACATCACAATTCAAAAATGAAcaaactaaaaaattaataattgaaaataataaaaaacaaaatttaatcaatgataataataataataataataataataataataataataataataataataataataataataataataaattaaataatataattcaaGATGAAGATTTTGtatcaattggtaaatttaaatttaatagaaATGAATCAAATATATTAGGTAGAGGTTCAAATGGTACATTAGTATTTAAAGGTTTATGGAGTGATAAAATACCAGTTGCAATTAAACAAATGCAAAAAGCATTCAATCCACTTATCAATAAAGAAGTTGAagcattaatttcattaacaaGTAAAAATTGTTCAAATATGATTAGATATATTGATAAAGAGGAAGATAAACTTCATGTATATTTAGGTTTAACATTATGTGATGGATCATTACAGAATTTAGTTGAAAGtggtaaattaaatgattttgttATTTCATCaaacaaatcaattattgaacTTGCAAAAGATATTCTCTTTGGTATTCAATTCCTTCATTCTCATGATATTGTtcataatgatttaaatccacgtaatattttaacattaattggtaaaactagtaataataataatagttcaaaTAACTCATTCATTATATCAGATCTTGGATTAAGTAAAATGGAAGTTGAATCATCATATTCATTTACAAGTAATATACCAACAGGTCAAGGTGGTTATCATCCATTTGAAGTATTACAAAGTAAAAGAATGACAAAATCTGTCGATATATTTTCATTGggttgtattttattttatcttttaacaAATGGTCAACATCCATTtggtaatgataaattatttcgTATAgttaatataatttcaaataaaatgaatctAACTCCATTGAATTCAAATCAATTGGCTTGtactttaattaaatcaatgatTTCAAAAGATGAATCAATTAGACCAACCATccaaaatgttttaaatcaTCCATTGTTTTGGAAtttagaaaagaaaataCAATTCATTGATGCagctttaaatttaattaaagaaccTTCAAACTCAAGTTACAATTCAAAGTTaacaaaacaattaaatcattgtgatgataatgatgaaccatttttaaatgattcttggaatcatttaattgatgTAACCAATCTTTTAACACCAACAAAAGGTTCAAAAATAACCATTTCATATCAATATGATAAAGTTAGAGATTTAATTAGATTCATTAGAAATACAATTGCTCAtcataaagaaattaaaagagcAATcattcaacaatttcaaaatcaacaatcacGTCCAAATTTAGAAGTTTTAGAGTATTTATCAAGTCAAGATTCTATcttattatattttgaatcaaaaattccaaatttaattcatcatatttatcaacaattaaaacaatattcTTTAactattgattatttatttaatttttataattaa
- the ublcp1-2 gene encoding ubiquitin-like domain-containing CTD phosphatase 1: MDTIVSSSTTNPPTTTESTINSIITTTDSNSNNTNDNTTTNTTTTTTTTTTTNIINDSDLKTKTTTTTTTIINEENSKITIKTKWNGKEYKVLISKSSTVFDLKRQLETMTNVLSKRQKILGLSKGKQPTDEMIIESLSIQDNHSIIMMGTPESNIIADVPKTSGDTDEVFNDFEFDYIPDSDEISHIEKNKNQLLAMIERSNDISLINDPRPNKKLLVLDLDHTILDFKDQDVENMKRPHLEEFLVQSYQHYDIGIWSQTSWKWIEIKLTELGLLTNPRFKICFVMDQTLMFKVTTYRTINGKERTKIKHNVKALEVIWKHQHLGKFFSMKNTLHVDDLSKNFAMNPKNGVHVPPFKIKDAKKYGDNVLFHLTKYLKSISNEEDITLIDHKEWIRKIL; encoded by the exons atggatacaATAGTTTCATCCTCAACAACTAatccaccaacaacaacagagTCAACAATAAATAgtataataacaacaacagattctaatagtaataacacaAATGATAACACTACAACTAATAccactactacaactacaacaacaacaacaactaatattataaatgaCTCtgatttaaaaacaaaaacaaccacaacaacaacaacaataataaatgaagaaaattcaaaaattacaataaaaacCAAATGGAATGGTAAAGAATATAAAGTATTGATTTCAAAGAGTTCAAcagtttttgatttaaagagACAATTGGAAACAATGACAAATGTATTATCAAAGAGACAAAAAATTTTAGGATTATCAAAAGGTAAACAACCAACTGATGAAATGATAAtagaatcattatcaattcaaGATAATCATAGTATCATTATGATGGGTACACCAGAGTCAAATATTATTGCTGACGTTCCAAAAACAAGTGGTGATACCGATGAGGTATTCAATGATTTCGAATTTGATTATATCCCAGATTCTGATGAAATCTCtcatattgaaaaaaataaaaatcaattacttGCAATGATTGAACGTTCAAATGATAtctctttaattaatgacCCAagaccaaataaaaaattattagttttagATTTAGATCATacaattttagattttaaagaTCAAGATGTTgaaa atATGAAAAGACCACATTTAGAAGAATTTTTAGTACAATCCTATCAACATTATGATATTGGAATTTGGTCTCAAACTAGTTGGAAATggattgaaattaaattaacagAGTTGGGATTATTAACTAATCCacgttttaaaatttgttttgtaATGGATCAAACATTAATGTTTAAGGTAACAACCTATAGAACCATCAATGGTAAAGAGAgaactaaaattaaacataATGTAAAAGCATTGGAAGTAATTTGGAAACATCAACATTTAGGTAAATTCTTTAGTATGAAAAATACTTTACATGTTGATGATCTCTCCAAAAACTTTGCAATGAATCCAAAGAATGGTGTACATGTTCcaccttttaaaattaaagatgcTAAAAAGTATGGTGATAATGTCTTATTCCATCTaacaaaatatttaaaatcaatttcaaatgaagaAGATATAACTCTTATTGATCATAAGGAATGGATtagaaaaattttataa
- the pakH-2 gene encoding PAKL subfamily protein kinase, translating to MVRLFRSGSNPKEIDISQPNSLVHKVHVDLDLNWSSGGETSFEIQEKLGEGSFGSVYRAIHKSSNTSIAIKEFEIFEANDVEPISKEIQILKKCNNPYVVSYFGSIMLKNKYWILMDYCSLSSFNDIMQSIGKTFKEKEISLILQQSLLGLVYLHSKQIIHRDIKSANILLDETGQVKIADFGVSQQIQSTFSKGSIAGTPYWMAPEILNQTDYNNKIDVWSLGIVAIELADGEPPLSEVNPMRAMYMIGRRPPPTFKDPKKWSPEFVSFVDKCLTKDINERWSPSQLLDHPFIKSAKPDALKELTQMAIKLKSKKRKSIGPSVSPKQQPNDNNNNNNNNKPQFLSKLLNNNSNSSNDIGETTSGSVIYKPNVFSGSIDTGSVVIHNTITSNNNDSGSVVLNSNTVINRSKPLPPPPSYESVILNDKLKQQQQQQQQSNQQTTTTTTKQNTIKNKFNTISNTIKCNTILVQDKTLEIIQKTPMKNLDERNQKIVLYSTLGLILVLSVFFKFFK from the exons atggtTAGATTATTTAGAAGTGGATCAAACCCAAAAG aaattgatatATCACAACCAAATTCATTAGTACATAAAGTTCATGTtgatttagatttaaattggAGTTCAGGAGGTGAAACATCATTTGAAATTCAAGAGAAATTAGGAGAAGGATCATTTGGATCAGTTTATAGAGCAATTcataaatcatcaaatacaTCGATtgcaattaaagaatttgaaattttcgAAGCAAATGATGTTGAACCAATTAGTAAAGAGATTCAAATTCTAAAGAAATGTAATAATCCATATGTTGTTAGTTATTTTGGATCGATAATGTTAAAGAATAAATATTGGATCTTGATGGATTATTGTTCACTTTCCTCTTTTAATGATATTATGCAATCGATTGgtaaaacttttaaagagaaagagatcTCATTGATTCTTCAACAATCATTATTGGGTTTGGTTTATTTACATTCTAAACAAATCATACATCGTGATATTAAATCGGCAAATATTCTATTGGATGAAACTGGTCAAGTGAAAATCGCAGATTTTGGCGTCTCTCAACAAATCCAATCCACTTTTTCCAAAGGTTCAATCGCAGGTACGCCCTATTGGATGGCACCTGAAATTCTAAATCAAACCgattacaataataaaatcgaTGTTTGGTCATTAGGTATAGTTGCCATTGAATTGGCCGATGGTGAACCACCACTTTCCGAGGTTAATCCAATGAGAGCCATGTATATGATTGGTAGAAGACCTCCACCAACTTTTAAAGATCCAAAGAAATGGTCACCAGAGTTTGTATCATTCGTTGATAAATGTTTAACTAAAGATATCAATGAAAGATGGTCACCTTCTCAATTATTAGATCATCCTTTTATTAAAAGTGCAAAACCAGAtgcattaaaagaattaactCAAATGgctataaaattaaaatcaaaaaaaagaaaatcaattggTCCTTCAGTTTCAccaaaacaacaaccaaatgataataataataataataataataataaaccacaATTTTtaagtaaattattaaataataactcAAATAGTAGTAATGATATTGGTGAAACTACTTCTGGTTCTGTAATTTATAAACCAAATGTTTTCAGTGGTTCAATTGATACTGGTTCAGTCGTAATTCATAATACAATCACtagtaataacaatgacTCTGGTTCAGtagttttaaattcaaatactgTAATTAATAGATCaaaaccattaccaccaccaccttcTTATGAAtctgtaattttaaatgataaattaaaacaacaacaacaacaacaacaacaaagcaatcaacaaacaacaacaactactactaaacaaaatactattaaaaataaattcaatacaATTAGCAATACTATTAAATGTAATACTATTTTAGTTCAAGATAAAACTTTAGAAATTATTCAAAAGACGCCAATGAAAAATTTAGATGAAAGAAATCAAAA aatCGTTTTATATTCAACACttggtttaattttagtCTTATCagtcttttttaaattctttaaatag
- a CDS encoding hypothetical protein (Similar to Dictyostelium discoideum (Slime mold). prestalk protein), with product MIKKYFFILIILIIILIINCQELCDCNLDCDDCDQCTTDLCIQGCCTHIEINCDDGNHCTTDGCSIETGCTHINIECNDGDACTIDGCSKSSGCFYSPISCDDGNACTNDGCLKETGCCTHTNVECCDGNACTVDSCLPSTGECCYSPISCDDINQCTTDTCSNSTGACCNLPISCDDNNQCTTDSCLESTGCCHNEITCDDGNQCTFDSCSPSTGCCHNQITCDDGNQCTTDSCSIETGCCNSPISCDDGNQCTTDSCSPSTGCCHNQISCDDGNQCTADSCSMETGCCHSPISCDDGNACTIDSCSPTTGCCHSPISCDDGNDCTIDSCSPKTGCCHTPLELTEPIQLHYVYQDINDY from the coding sequence atgattaaaaaatatttttttattttaataattttaataataattttaattattaattgccAAGAATTATGTGATTGTAATTTAGATTGTGATGATTGTGATCAATGTACAACAGATTTATGTATTCAAGGATGTTGCACCcatattgaaataaattgtgatgatggtaatCATTGTACTACTGATGGTTGTTCAATTGAAACTGGATGTACACATATCAATATTGAAtgtaatgatggtgatgctTGTACCATTGATGGTTGTTCAAAATCTAGTGGTTGTTTTTATTCCCCAATTTCAtgtgatgatggtaatgCTTGTACCAATGATGGTTGTTTAAAAGAAACTGGTTGTTGTACCCATACAAATGTAGAATGTTGTGATGGTAATGCTTGTACTGTTGATTCTTGTTTACCTTCAACTGGTGAATGTTGTTATTCTCCAATTTCTTGTGATGATATTAATCAATGTACCACTGATACTTGTTCAAATTCAACTGGTGCTTGTTGtaatttaccaatttcatgtgatgataataatcaatGTACCACTGATTCATGTTTAGAGTCTACTGGTTGTTGTCATAATGAAATAACttgtgatgatggtaatCAATGTACTTTTGATTCTTGTTCGCCTTCAACTGGCTGTTGTCATAATCAAATAACCTGTGATGATGGTAATCAATGTACTACCGATTCTTGTTCAATTGAAACTGGTTGTTGTAATTCTCCAATTTCTTGTGACGATGGTAATCAATGTACTACCGATTCTTGTTCCCCTTCAACTGGTTGTTGTCATAATCAAATTAGttgtgatgatggtaatCAATGTACTGCAGATTCTTGTTCAATGGAAACTGGTTGTTGTCATTCACCAATTTCAtgtgatgatggtaatgCTTGCACTATAGATTCTTGTTCTCCAACAACTGGTTGTTGTCATTCTCCAATTTCttgtgatgatggtaatgatTGTACAATTGATTCTTGCTCTCCAAAAACTGGTTGTTGTCACACCCCTTTGGAATTAACAGAACCAATTCAATTACATTATGTATATCAAGATATcaatgattattaa